In Acidaminococcus fermentans DSM 20731, one genomic interval encodes:
- a CDS encoding M20 family metallopeptidase, producing the protein MEATDAQLKEYIEGKRQEMLDLWAEIVNTESGPKQLDGVNRVGDILQRELEKAGARVRRVKVDHAGDLIVGDWNPGSKEKPVVFMGHMDTVFPAGEAAKNPFRVDEEGNAYGPGVLDMKAGLVIGLYALKALQAIGWNRRPIRFLGVPDEETLHMFSNAKPLIAREAAGAAVVLNFEPGPVSDKLVIGRYGGGPVSITVHGVAAHSGSDPEKGRSAVLEAAHKILKLEAANDIPRGKLINCGAVEGGIGENTIPDFCKIRIGIRYRNQAIGDEIFALLRQVTEKCTVEGTWAELDTSRVMQCMETTEGVRALYGHVADTGEALGLGRIEGIQVGGLSDAGISAAAGIPTLCGMGVRGEGAHTDREFAQVESLYERCLLAAAAVRTL; encoded by the coding sequence ATGGAAGCAACGGATGCACAGCTGAAGGAATATATTGAAGGAAAACGGCAGGAAATGCTGGATCTGTGGGCGGAAATCGTCAATACGGAAAGCGGTCCCAAACAGCTGGACGGGGTGAACCGGGTAGGGGACATCCTCCAGCGGGAGCTGGAAAAAGCCGGAGCCCGGGTGCGCCGGGTGAAGGTGGACCATGCCGGGGACCTGATCGTGGGGGACTGGAATCCGGGGTCTAAAGAGAAACCGGTGGTGTTCATGGGCCATATGGACACGGTGTTCCCGGCGGGAGAAGCGGCTAAAAATCCCTTCCGGGTGGATGAAGAGGGGAATGCCTACGGGCCGGGGGTGCTGGACATGAAGGCGGGGCTGGTGATCGGCCTGTATGCCCTGAAGGCGCTCCAGGCCATTGGCTGGAACCGGCGGCCCATCCGGTTCCTGGGGGTGCCGGACGAAGAAACCCTCCACATGTTTTCCAATGCCAAGCCCCTCATTGCCCGGGAAGCAGCCGGGGCAGCCGTGGTGCTGAATTTTGAACCGGGACCTGTAAGCGACAAGCTGGTGATTGGCCGGTACGGCGGCGGTCCGGTGTCCATTACGGTCCACGGGGTGGCGGCCCATTCGGGCAGTGATCCGGAAAAAGGACGGTCGGCGGTGCTGGAAGCAGCCCACAAGATTTTGAAACTGGAAGCGGCCAATGACATCCCCCGGGGAAAACTGATCAACTGCGGCGCTGTGGAAGGGGGCATCGGAGAGAATACCATCCCGGATTTCTGCAAAATCCGTATCGGCATCCGGTACCGGAACCAGGCCATCGGAGATGAAATTTTCGCCCTGCTGCGCCAGGTGACGGAGAAATGCACGGTGGAAGGGACATGGGCCGAACTGGATACCAGCCGGGTGATGCAGTGCATGGAAACCACGGAGGGAGTCCGGGCTCTGTACGGTCATGTGGCGGATACGGGAGAAGCCCTGGGCCTGGGGCGGATCGAAGGCATCCAGGTAGGGGGCCTGTCGGATGCCGGGATTTCGGCGGCGGCCGGGATCCCCACCCTGTGCGGCATGGGAGTCCGGGGAGAAGGGGCCCATACGGACCGGGAATTTGCCCAGGTGGAATCCCTGTATGAACGGTGCCTGCTGGCGGCCGCGGCGGTGCGGACCCTGTGA